A window of the Henckelia pumila isolate YLH828 chromosome 3, ASM3356847v2, whole genome shotgun sequence genome harbors these coding sequences:
- the LOC140892640 gene encoding uncharacterized protein isoform X1, translating to MSLSHLDLSENMLEGPIPDFLGNLASVLELHLSYNKLDGRIPDSLGNLVSLSSMELDDNKLDGGIPDSLGNLRSLSYLDLAANIIEVVLAVGRLGCGMKLFLEIEEKRFVSRSAFNY from the exons ATGTCTCTTTCTCATCTTGATCTCTCCGAGAACATGCTTGAGG GTCCGATTCCAGACTTTTTGGGAAATCTAGCATCTGTTCTGGAGCTCCATCTCTCCTACAACAAGCTAGATGGCAGGATTCCCGACTCTTTAGGAAATTTGGTGTCCCTTTCCTCTATGGAACTCGACGATAACAAGCTGGATGGTGGGATTCCTGATTCTTTGGGGAATTTAAGGTCTCTTTCTTATCTCGATCTCGCCGCTAACATTATTGAAG TAGTTTTGGCTGTCGGGAGACTGGGCTGTGGAATGAAGCTGTTTTTGGAAATTGAGGAGAAGAGATTTGTTTCAAGATCGGCCTTTAACTATTGA
- the LOC140892640 gene encoding uncharacterized protein isoform X2: MSLSHLDLSENMLEGPIPDFLGNLASVLELHLSYNKLDGRIPDSLGNLVSLSSMELDDNKLDGGIPDSLGNLRSLSYLDLAANIIEVLAVGRLGCGMKLFLEIEEKRFVSRSAFNY, from the exons ATGTCTCTTTCTCATCTTGATCTCTCCGAGAACATGCTTGAGG GTCCGATTCCAGACTTTTTGGGAAATCTAGCATCTGTTCTGGAGCTCCATCTCTCCTACAACAAGCTAGATGGCAGGATTCCCGACTCTTTAGGAAATTTGGTGTCCCTTTCCTCTATGGAACTCGACGATAACAAGCTGGATGGTGGGATTCCTGATTCTTTGGGGAATTTAAGGTCTCTTTCTTATCTCGATCTCGCCGCTAACATTATTGAAG TTTTGGCTGTCGGGAGACTGGGCTGTGGAATGAAGCTGTTTTTGGAAATTGAGGAGAAGAGATTTGTTTCAAGATCGGCCTTTAACTATTGA